The DNA sequence GACCTCAAAGTCCATGCTTTTCAGGTGAAGACCACCAACGGTGACAAATGGCAGACTACCACCCCGGCGTTTTGCCATGCGATTGCACGATTCATCGAACTTCACCGCAAGTACGGGGAACAGGTGGCACGGTTTCATTTTGTCTCCAACCAGGATTTCAGCCGGGTGGGCCGGGACGCCCAGAGCAACAGGGACAAGGCGAAAAGCCCCACACTGCTGCTGGACATCTGCAAGGACACGACCCTGGAAGCGTACCCGGAGTATTTCCTGGATGCCTGTGACCGTTTGACAGACCATTGCCACTGCACCATGGAGGAATTGCTTTCGGTGCTGAAACGCACCGTGCTGGTGCTGGGTCCATCCCTGAATGGTTTCATGCATGAACTGGTCGCCGAGCACCTGCCCAAAACCCTGGGGACCACGGAGATGAGCATCGAAAGTGCGAGCCAGACGTGCCGGGAGCTGCTGGAGTTGTTCACGGTGGCGTCGGGTTTGCCTTCAGATCCGGATGCCAGGGTGCTTCCGGTGGAGCAAACCAAGTCGGGCACCACCACGGTGGAGGCCAAACGCATCTGCCTGGAACAGGTGCAGGGGGTGCTCGGTCGGCGGTTGCAGCGGTCCCGTCTCGGTGCTTTGCCAGATGATCCCACCCTGGAAACCCTGGAGCAAAGCAAAGGGGCAAAGCGTTTGATCAAGAAATTGCAGCGGGGTGGGCTGGATGCCCAGGTCAGGACCATGCAACGCCGCAAGACCACAGCTTTTGATTTTTTCATGCGGTGGCAGCACCGGAATCCGGTGGAGGCAGAGCAGGCCTTGCAGGCCGTTCA is a window from the Deinococcus roseus genome containing:
- a CDS encoding dsDNA nuclease domain-containing protein yields the protein MESSSPLFDHLDHNDPGDSTLNRYRYQHAYGVILALASVRKTAVGFQSIYCEHHEDLLGVTPDLKVHAFQVKTTNGDKWQTTTPAFCHAIARFIELHRKYGEQVARFHFVSNQDFSRVGRDAQSNRDKAKSPTLLLDICKDTTLEAYPEYFLDACDRLTDHCHCTMEELLSVLKRTVLVLGPSLNGFMHELVAEHLPKTLGTTEMSIESASQTCRELLELFTVASGLPSDPDARVLPVEQTKSGTTTVEAKRICLEQVQGVLGRRLQRSRLGALPDDPTLETLEQSKGAKRLIKKLQRGGLDAQVRTMQRRKTTAFDFFMRWQHRNPVEAEQALQAVQAEVERCHADHHVRISSEHEVFGRKLFAAMDKEFERMIINQPHMIYNVGYDILFGVTAMRTEDCILWWSEPFDLEEAT